One part of the Vitis riparia cultivar Riparia Gloire de Montpellier isolate 1030 chromosome 15, EGFV_Vit.rip_1.0, whole genome shotgun sequence genome encodes these proteins:
- the LOC117932470 gene encoding uncharacterized protein LOC117932470: MANSNSRPFDSKTLIFSFLLLLAVLLSFAPSPVLSKSRRPISDSEIRQKKNECYADIESGLWGWQCKSSVIAKENCVLQCLSPPCYELVYESDPLEEGEKDFTRSQEYKYCMHRLSLGESLDGVKGSFDY; the protein is encoded by the exons ATGGCAAATTCTAACTCTAGACCCTTCGATtctaaaaccctaattttttcatttttattactattagCAGTATTACTATCATTTGCTCCAAGTCCTGTTCTCTCCAAATCTCGCCGCCCCATCTCT GATTCTGAGATTAGACAAAAGAAGAACGAGTGTTATGCTGATATCGAGAG TGGATTGTGGGGTTGGCAATGCAAGTCTTCAGTGATAGCGAAGGAGAACTGTGTTTTACAATGCCTTTCTCCACCTTGTTATGAGCTTGTCTACGAGAGTGATCCG CTTGAAGAAGGGGAGAAAGATTTTACCAGGAGCCAAGAGTACAAGTATTGTATGCACAG GTTATCATTGGGAGAGAGCCTCGATGGTGTGAAGGGTTCCTTCGACTATTAA